Proteins encoded in a region of the Geobacillus genomosp. 3 genome:
- a CDS encoding MFS transporter produces the protein MKRQLVVYLVSLAAFLGPFTQTIYTPILPEVTAALATSSFWINLTISIFTFFLAMMQIVYGPLADRKGRRTVLLAGVGIYVAASLGCFFSTSIYALLCFRALQAVGIAAGSVVAATVIGDLFAGKERGRAMGTFQMMVSLGPVIGPIAGGLLAEHFPFHAVFLALVVAGGLVGIGNFLFLKETKPDTAASAPFRLSDFAAVLRHRAGSSIVLLGFMQYYSLYNFLVFLPGILTDRYGLSAQEKGTVYLAMSSMIVIGSFLGGRLQGRWPDRHVMAAAAYLTVAAIFFFVIVAGRSLVLLVLAIAMFGLFLGLSLPVQTTVLTNVFQARRSTAIGVYNFFRYMGMAFGPMVGSALFAIGGYRLVYAVDDVLFFACALLLTARAARMAGPSSSV, from the coding sequence ATGAAACGCCAGCTTGTCGTCTATCTCGTCTCGCTTGCCGCCTTTCTCGGCCCGTTTACACAGACGATTTACACTCCTATTTTACCAGAAGTGACAGCCGCGTTGGCGACTTCTTCGTTTTGGATCAACTTGACGATTTCCATTTTCACTTTTTTCTTGGCGATGATGCAAATCGTCTACGGGCCGCTCGCCGACCGGAAAGGGCGGCGGACGGTGTTGCTTGCCGGCGTCGGCATCTACGTCGCCGCCTCGCTCGGCTGCTTTTTCTCCACCTCCATTTATGCGCTTTTGTGTTTCCGCGCCTTGCAGGCCGTCGGCATCGCCGCCGGTTCGGTCGTCGCCGCTACGGTGATCGGCGATTTGTTTGCCGGGAAAGAGCGGGGCAGGGCGATGGGGACGTTTCAAATGATGGTGTCGCTCGGGCCTGTCATCGGGCCGATTGCCGGCGGATTGTTGGCGGAGCATTTTCCGTTTCACGCCGTCTTTTTGGCGCTCGTTGTCGCCGGCGGTTTGGTCGGCATCGGCAACTTTTTGTTTTTAAAGGAAACGAAGCCGGACACCGCCGCCTCCGCCCCGTTCCGCCTCTCCGACTTCGCCGCGGTGCTCCGCCATCGCGCCGGTTCGTCGATCGTTTTGCTTGGGTTTATGCAATATTACTCACTGTACAATTTTCTCGTCTTTTTGCCGGGCATCTTGACGGACCGCTACGGGTTGTCGGCGCAAGAAAAAGGGACGGTGTATTTGGCCATGTCGTCGATGATTGTCATCGGCAGCTTCCTCGGCGGCCGCCTTCAAGGGCGCTGGCCGGACCGGCACGTCATGGCGGCGGCGGCGTATTTGACGGTGGCGGCGATTTTCTTTTTCGTGATCGTCGCCGGGCGGTCGCTCGTGCTGCTAGTTTTGGCCATCGCCATGTTCGGCTTGTTTTTAGGCTTGTCGCTTCCGGTTCAGACGACCGTGTTGACGAACGTCTTTCAGGCGCGGCGCTCGACCGCCATCGGCGTCTACAATTTTTTCCGCTATATGGGCATGGCGTTCGGCCCGATGGTCGGGAGCGCGCTGTTTGCCATTGGCGGCTACCGTCTCGTCTATGCGGTCGACGATGTGCTCTTTTTCGCCTGCGCCTTGTTGTTGACAGCGCGCGCCGCCCGCATGGCCGGGCCGTCTTCTTCCGTCTGA
- a CDS encoding GNAT family N-acetyltransferase, translating to MEQWVIRDATAADLPHIVRIYNETIPSRMVTADLEPVTVESREAWFAAHDPHHRPLWVVEDGGAICAWLSFQSFYGRPAYRHTAEVSIYIAESHRGRGLGTTLLKRAIDQAPALEIKTLLGFVFAHNEPSLRLFARFGFERWGYFPRIAELDGIERDLVIVGKRLV from the coding sequence ATGGAACAATGGGTGATCCGCGATGCGACGGCGGCCGATTTGCCGCACATCGTCCGCATCTACAACGAAACGATCCCAAGCCGGATGGTGACGGCGGACTTGGAGCCTGTCACCGTTGAAAGCCGTGAAGCGTGGTTTGCAGCCCATGACCCGCACCACCGCCCACTTTGGGTCGTGGAAGACGGCGGCGCCATTTGCGCCTGGCTCAGCTTTCAGTCGTTTTACGGCCGCCCGGCGTACCGCCATACGGCGGAAGTGAGCATTTACATCGCCGAATCGCACCGCGGCCGGGGGCTTGGCACCACGCTGCTCAAGCGGGCGATCGACCAAGCGCCGGCTCTTGAGATCAAGACGCTGCTCGGCTTTGTTTTCGCCCATAACGAGCCGAGCTTGCGGCTTTTTGCCCGCTTCGGGTTTGAACGATGGGGATATTTTCCGCGCATCGCTGAGCTTGACGGCATCGAACGCGATTTAGTCATCGTCGGCAAACGGCTTGTATAG
- a CDS encoding efflux RND transporter permease subunit: MGKIIQFSLNNKLAVWILTIIVAVAGLYSGANMKLETIPNINVPFISVSTIYPGATPEEVAKKVTEPIEQRVEHLDGVTVVRSSSFQHASFVQIEYEFDKDMERAQNEVKEALGHLELPDGAQEPDVSRISFSAFPVISLSITHPNESLAELTETVERHVVPELEGIDGVDSVEVAGQQMQEVHIQFDEQKLKQYGLTEQAVINVIQASAVSLPLGLYTFADQEQSVVVDGRIVTVEDLKALRIPIASANGALPSPMAGGEGMGASGQMQGITSGQGASAQMQGAVSGRHGQAMGGAGGSAFGQTGAPSVPLRDIADVNVVAKAESISRTNGEPSIGVQIVKAQDANTVAVVNAVKEKMKELEARYDGLRIITVFDQGKPIEDSVDTMVNKAVFGALFAVVVIFVFLRNIRTTFISVVSIPLSLLIAILLLREMDITLNLMTLGAMTVAIGRVVDDSIVVVENIYRRMTLPGEPLAGKKLIISATNEMFIPIASSTIVTVAVFLPLGLVKGMVGELFLPFALTIVFALLASLLVAVTVVPALAHGLFRHGAARKRTRAPERKSLLAAWYKTALRWSLDHKLIVSGAAVLLLAASLLLVPRVGVSFLPSDEQKMIVATYSPAPGQTANDVERIAKEVESFFQKRDGVANIQLSVGGGNPMNPGQDNAALFYVEYDPDVKSFAEEKETVMKALEGRGDKGEWQSQDISGTGASNVIELNVYGDQMEDIEPVVEEVADILRRQEALTNVKTSMAARFDEYTIMADQQKLSEFGLTAAQIAAALSGQGERQAIATVQQHDEELNVYVAGKKEQYTDIHDLLKTTIPSPLGIQVPIEDVAELKKGHTYSEIQRHDGRVYASVSAEVKTKDVANVSADVQNELDKLRLPSGVDVRMGGVTEDIQESFTQLGLAMLAAVAIVYFVLVVTFGGGLAPFAILFSLPFAVIGALLALFAAGETISISAMIGMLMLIGIVVTNAIVLIDRVIQKEREGLPVRDALLEAAGTRLRPILMTAIATVGALLPLAVGMEGGALISKGLGVTVIGGLTSSTLLTLIIVPIVYETLMKWRKKEPAKSE; encoded by the coding sequence TGGAAAGAGCGCAAAACGAAGTGAAAGAGGCGCTCGGTCATTTGGAGCTGCCCGACGGGGCGCAGGAGCCGGACGTTTCCCGGATCAGCTTTTCCGCGTTTCCGGTCATCTCCTTAAGCATCACCCATCCAAATGAATCGTTGGCCGAGCTGACGGAAACGGTCGAGCGCCATGTCGTTCCGGAATTGGAGGGCATTGACGGCGTCGATTCGGTGGAGGTCGCCGGCCAGCAAATGCAAGAAGTACATATTCAGTTTGATGAACAGAAGTTAAAGCAGTACGGGCTGACTGAACAGGCGGTCATCAACGTCATTCAAGCTTCCGCCGTTTCACTTCCGCTCGGGCTGTACACGTTTGCGGATCAGGAACAGTCGGTTGTCGTCGACGGCCGTATCGTGACGGTCGAGGACTTAAAAGCGCTCCGCATTCCGATTGCCTCTGCTAATGGAGCGCTGCCATCACCGATGGCAGGCGGCGAAGGAATGGGAGCGTCCGGCCAGATGCAAGGAATCACGTCAGGTCAAGGAGCATCGGCCCAAATGCAAGGCGCCGTTTCCGGCCGGCACGGACAGGCGATGGGGGGAGCGGGGGGCAGCGCTTTCGGCCAGACGGGTGCACCGTCCGTTCCGCTGCGCGACATTGCCGATGTGAACGTCGTCGCCAAAGCGGAATCGATTTCCCGGACAAACGGCGAGCCGTCGATCGGCGTGCAAATCGTCAAGGCGCAAGACGCCAATACGGTCGCGGTCGTCAACGCCGTCAAGGAAAAAATGAAAGAGCTCGAGGCGCGTTATGACGGTTTGCGCATCATCACCGTGTTTGACCAAGGAAAGCCGATTGAAGATTCGGTCGACACGATGGTAAACAAAGCGGTGTTCGGCGCCTTGTTTGCGGTCGTTGTCATCTTCGTATTTTTGCGCAATATCCGCACGACGTTCATTTCTGTCGTGTCCATTCCGCTGTCGCTGTTGATCGCGATTTTGCTGCTGCGGGAGATGGACATTACGCTCAATCTGATGACGCTTGGCGCCATGACGGTGGCGATCGGCCGCGTCGTCGACGATTCGATCGTCGTTGTGGAAAACATTTACCGGCGCATGACGCTGCCGGGTGAGCCGCTCGCCGGGAAAAAACTGATCATTTCGGCGACGAACGAAATGTTTATTCCGATCGCGTCGTCAACGATTGTGACGGTGGCGGTGTTTCTCCCGCTCGGATTGGTCAAAGGGATGGTTGGCGAGCTGTTTTTGCCGTTTGCGTTGACGATCGTGTTCGCCTTGCTCGCCTCGCTGCTTGTCGCCGTCACCGTCGTCCCGGCGCTCGCCCACGGGCTGTTTCGCCATGGCGCGGCAAGGAAACGCACCCGGGCGCCGGAACGGAAAAGCCTTTTGGCGGCCTGGTACAAAACGGCGCTCCGTTGGTCGCTTGACCATAAACTGATCGTCAGCGGCGCGGCCGTATTGCTGCTTGCGGCCAGCTTACTCCTCGTTCCGCGCGTCGGGGTCAGCTTCTTGCCGTCCGATGAACAAAAGATGATCGTCGCCACCTACAGTCCCGCCCCGGGGCAAACGGCCAATGACGTGGAGCGCATCGCCAAAGAAGTCGAGTCGTTTTTCCAAAAGCGCGACGGGGTGGCGAACATCCAACTGTCGGTCGGCGGGGGCAACCCGATGAACCCGGGACAAGACAATGCGGCGCTGTTTTATGTCGAGTATGATCCCGATGTGAAAAGCTTTGCCGAAGAGAAGGAAACGGTGATGAAGGCGCTTGAGGGGCGCGGCGACAAAGGGGAATGGCAAAGCCAAGATATTTCCGGCACAGGCGCCTCGAATGTCATTGAGCTCAACGTCTATGGCGATCAAATGGAAGACATCGAACCGGTTGTGGAGGAAGTGGCGGACATTTTGCGCCGCCAGGAAGCCTTGACAAATGTCAAAACAAGCATGGCCGCCCGGTTTGACGAATATACGATCATGGCCGACCAACAAAAACTAAGCGAATTCGGGCTGACGGCCGCCCAAATTGCCGCGGCTTTGTCCGGCCAAGGCGAACGCCAGGCGATTGCGACAGTCCAGCAACACGATGAAGAGCTCAACGTTTACGTGGCCGGCAAAAAAGAGCAATACACCGATATTCACGATTTGCTGAAGACAACGATCCCGTCGCCGCTTGGCATCCAAGTGCCGATCGAGGACGTGGCCGAGTTGAAAAAAGGGCATACGTACAGCGAAATTCAGCGCCATGACGGCCGCGTGTATGCGAGCGTATCGGCGGAGGTGAAAACGAAAGACGTCGCCAACGTGTCGGCGGACGTGCAAAACGAACTCGACAAGCTGCGCCTTCCGTCCGGTGTCGACGTCCGGATGGGAGGGGTGACGGAAGACATTCAAGAGTCGTTCACCCAGCTCGGGCTGGCGATGCTTGCGGCTGTCGCCATCGTCTATTTCGTGCTTGTCGTCACGTTTGGCGGCGGTCTGGCGCCGTTTGCGATTTTGTTCTCGCTGCCGTTTGCCGTCATCGGCGCGCTGTTGGCGCTGTTTGCCGCCGGCGAAACGATCAGCATATCGGCGATGATCGGCATGTTGATGTTGATCGGGATTGTCGTGACGAATGCGATCGTCTTGATCGACCGCGTCATCCAGAAAGAACGCGAAGGGCTGCCGGTGCGCGACGCCCTCTTGGAAGCGGCCGGCACGCGCCTGCGCCCGATTCTCATGACCGCCATCGCGACGGTCGGCGCCCTGCTGCCGCTGGCGGTCGGCATGGAAGGCGGGGCGTTGATTTCAAAAGGGCTAGGGGTGACGGTCATCGGCGGCTTGACGAGCTCGACGCTTCTCACGTTGATCATCGTCCCGATCGTCTACGAGACGCTGATGAAATGGCGGAAAAAAGAACCGGCCAAAAGCGAATAG